A stretch of DNA from Natrinema halophilum:
CGAGCGCGGCTCGGACGCCCGTTCCGTCGATCAGATCTAGAGCAGTCCACGAGACGTCGTCATCGTCGCCAGCCGGGGGTGAGCGACTCGCCGCGCGAACGTCGTGTCCCGCATCGCATAATCGAGGACGCAACGCCGTCCCGAGCGTCCCGGTCGCGCCCGTGAGAAGCGTTCGAGTGGTCATAGCGGGAATTTCGATCCGAAGTAGGTAAGCATACGTGCCGGATTCGTCTGTGGGGTTTAAGTCAACGAGGGAGACAGATGTCTCATGAAACACGTTCGGGTCACGCTCGACGCGAACGGCCGCGAAGCCGAGATACACCCGATGTACGACGTCCTCGCGAATGCGTCGTACGTCGAACGAGCGACGGCGATGCACTGGAACGTCGCCGGCGACGAACTCGGTATCATGCACTACGTCGTCGGCGACCGCGAGCCGTTCGTGGCGGCGATGGAGTCGATTCCCGAAGTGCTGGCGTACGAACTCACGTCGGCCGGTGACGACGCGTTCTACGTCTACATACGGGACGCGACGAACGAGCCGATGCGAGAACTCTTCGACGCGGTCACGCGAACGCCGATCGTCGTCATCCCGCCGATCGAGTACGAACGCGACGGCACCGTCTCGTACTCGGCGTTCGGCCCGTCGGACGCGATCCAGACCGCACTCGAGGAGATTCCGGATCCGATCGCGGTGACGATAGCCGAGATCGGCGGTCTGGCGGCGACGCCCGGCGTCCTCGAGTCGCTGTTGAGCGAGCGCCAGCGCGAGGCGATCGACGCGGCGTTCGACCTCGGGTACTACGAGATACCTCGTGAGGCGAATCACGAAGCAGTCGCGACTGCGATCGACTGTGCTCCGAGTACGGCCGCCGAACACCTGCGAAAGGCGGAATCCAAACTCCTCCGCTCGGTCCTGACGGGATGAGCGTTACGTTCGTCGACAGCCCCGTCGGTGGACGGAAACCGGCACGAAATCGCCGCCACCCAGTCCAGCCGCGTTGAAATCGAGGACAGCACGGGACCGGAGGTGACCGCGAGGCCATATATACGTCCCTCTATATCTGGGTACCCCCCCTATGCGAAGAGAGACCATAGAGTAACTGAGGAATCCCCTCCCGAGACCAATGAAACCGTACGAATTCACGTGCCCGGATTGTGGTCGAGAGATCCCCGTCACGGGACCGATGCGCGAGGCAACGCTGGCGAACGGGTGCCCCGTCTGTGGGCGATCGGTGACCTCCGACAACTTCGCGATGTGAGCGGCTGTCGAATCGTCGCTATACGGGGACCCTGAACGGCCAGAAAAACAGAATCATACCCTGAGAACGGACCGCTGAAACGAGTGCGACGGCAAAACGTAAGCGAAATGGAGCGGTCAGTGTGACATCCTCCCCGCCGTAAACGGAGAGGGACCGTCGGTCCCTCAGGCAGTCGGGCGTCGCCCGACGACGACGGGGCTTCCCACCGCACCGCACGCGGTTGATTTGGGAACCTCGGGTTCGTACACCGACGATATACTGGGAGTGCCACGCCCCCGTTATCCCTATCCCACACGGGATTCGGGAGTATCTTGCTTGTTTTCCGTCGGTATCCGACTCGTTCTCTTGGCAGGATACTCCCAATGAATGCGGACGGAATCCCGATATTGTCCGATTGTCCCGACATGGGGGCGGATGTACCGCCTCGTGGCGTACCTTTCGTTCCAATTCGATAAAAATTTAATGAGAGTACTCGATTCACGCCCGTCCCCAGAACGCTATGCGTTCTGGTGTGCGAACGAGACGCTTCGCGTCACGTCAACGCCGTAACCGGCGGGATTCTCTCGCTGTTTAAAGATAGAACTCGAGTCCGCATCCACGCTCGAGCAAGCACCTGCGCTCGAGTCAGTTGCGGCTGCTATCGTACGTGTCCAGAAAGGCCCGTTCACGGCGCAGGAGTTCTTCGACACCGTCTTCGAGGATACCGTCACCGAGAACCGTCG
This window harbors:
- a CDS encoding DUF7560 family zinc ribbon protein, which produces MKPYEFTCPDCGREIPVTGPMREATLANGCPVCGRSVTSDNFAM
- a CDS encoding helix-turn-helix domain-containing protein, with the protein product MKHVRVTLDANGREAEIHPMYDVLANASYVERATAMHWNVAGDELGIMHYVVGDREPFVAAMESIPEVLAYELTSAGDDAFYVYIRDATNEPMRELFDAVTRTPIVVIPPIEYERDGTVSYSAFGPSDAIQTALEEIPDPIAVTIAEIGGLAATPGVLESLLSERQREAIDAAFDLGYYEIPREANHEAVATAIDCAPSTAAEHLRKAESKLLRSVLTG